One window from the genome of Clupea harengus chromosome 19, Ch_v2.0.2, whole genome shotgun sequence encodes:
- the fabp3 gene encoding fatty acid-binding protein, heart: MAAAFVGTWNLKESKNFDDYMKALGVGFATRQVGGMTKPTTIISMEGDVITLKTESTFKSTEVNFKLGEEFDETTADDRKVKSLLTLDGGKLVHVQKWDGKETTLVREVSGNSLTLVLTLGDVVCTRSYVKAE; the protein is encoded by the exons ATGGCTGCAGCTTTTGTTGGCACATGGAACCTTAAGGAAAGCAAGAATTTTGATGATTACATGAAAGCACTTG GGGTGGGCTTTGCCACACGGCAGGTTGGTGGTATGACCAAGCCTACCACCATCATCTCCATGGAGGGTGATGTCATCACATTGAAGACTGAAAGCACCTTTAAGAGCACAGAGGTCAACTTTAAACTGGGAGAAGAGTTTGATGAAACCACTGCAGATGACCGTAAAGTTAAG TCCCTGTTGACACTAGATGGTGGCAAGCTGGTCCATGTTCAGAAATGGGATGGCAAGGAGACGACTTTAGTGAGGGAGGTCAGCGGAAACTCGCTCACACTG GTATTGACACTGGGCGATGTTGTGTGCACGCGGTCTTATGTGAAAGCAGAGTAG